A genomic region of Prionailurus bengalensis isolate Pbe53 chromosome D1, Fcat_Pben_1.1_paternal_pri, whole genome shotgun sequence contains the following coding sequences:
- the ROM1 gene encoding rod outer segment membrane protein 1, which produces MAPVLPLVLPLQPRIRLAQGLWLLSWLLALAGGLTLLYSGHLQVQLWHLSTFLAPSCPFAALPRVALAAGAVALGTGLVGAGTSRASLDAAQYPPWRKVLGPLLVVGTAGGGGLLVLALGLALALPGSLDTGLEEGLGTALVHYKDTEVPGHCHAKRLLDELQLRHHCCGRHGYKDWFGVQWVSSRYLDPNDQDVVDRIQSNVEGLYLIDGVPFSCCNPHSPRPCLQSRLSDPHAHPLFDPRQPNLNLWAQGCHGVLLGHLQGLASTLGSMLAVTFLLQTLVLLGLRYLQTALEGLGGVIDGEGETQGYLFPSGLKDMLQTAWRQGGVAHRPAPEETPPEEAPPKEGPPEA; this is translated from the exons ATGGCGCCGGTGTTGCCCCTGgtgctgcccctccagccccgcaTCCGTCTGGCACAGGGGCTCTGGCTCCTCTCCTGGCTGCTGGCGCTGGCCGGTGGCCTCACCCTCCTCTATAGCGGGCACCTCCAGGTCCAGCTGTGGCACCTCAGCACCTtcttggctccctcctgcccATTTGCTGCCCTGCCCCGGGTTGCCCTGGCAGCTGGTGCGGTGGCTTTGGGCACAGGACTGGTGGGTGCAGGGACCAGCAGGGCCAGTCTGGACGCAGCTCAATACCCTCCCTGGCGGAAGGTCCTAGGCCCGCTGCTCGTGGTTGGcactgctgggggcgggggtcttCTGGTCCTGGCCCTGGGACTGGCCCTGGCTTTACCTGGGAGTCTGGACACAGGGctggaggagggcctggggacTGCCTTGGTTCACTACAAAGACACAGAGGTGCCCGGACACTGTCATGCCAAACGGCTGTTGGATGAGCTGCAGCTGAGGCACCACTGCTGCGGGCGCCACGGGTACAAGGATTGGTTTGGGGTCCAGTGGGTCAGCAGCCGTTACTTGGATCCCAATGACCAGGACGTGGTGGA CCGCATCCAGAGCAACGTGGAAGGCCTGTATCTGATCGACGGTGTCCCTTTCTCCTGCTGCAACCCCCACTCACCCAGACCTTGCCTGCAAAGCCGGCTCTCAGACCCCCATGCCCACCCGCTCTTTGATCCCCGTCAGCCCAACCTAAACCTCTGGGCGCAAGGATGCCACGGGGTGCTGCTGGGGCACCTGCAGGGTTTGGCGAGCACGCTGGGCAGCATGCTGGCTGTCACCTTCCTGCTGCAG ACTCTGGTGCTCCTGGGCCTGCGGTACCTGCAGACAGCACTGGAGGGGCTCGGAGGAGTCATcgatggggagggagagacccAGGGCTACCTCTTTCCCAGCGGGCTGAAGGACATGCTGCAAACAGCGTGGCGACAGGGAGGGGTGGCTCACAGGCCGGCACCTGAGGAGACCCCACCGGAAGAGGCACCTCCTAAGGAGGGTCCACCTGAGGCCTAG